The Populus trichocarpa isolate Nisqually-1 chromosome 11, P.trichocarpa_v4.1, whole genome shotgun sequence genome has a segment encoding these proteins:
- the LOC112329105 gene encoding uncharacterized protein LOC112329105, whose protein sequence is MILGVLVKNLEAAEKKRKTLQYSGNDDDDDDEIKEISFKDKGKRVASGSGTYYDIREKYLKQEVDQTMKLLEEYKLEWKKTGCSIMSDGWTDKKRRCICNFLVNSPKGTVFLSSVDTSNMSKTADKVFEMLDAILERIGEENVVQVVTDNAANYKAAGQLLMEKRKSLFWTPCAAHCIDLILEDFEKKLEVHQVTIAKGRRITSYIYSRTILISMLRHFTKGRDLIRPAATRFATAYLTLGCLNDHKMQLMTMFTSNQWSSCRFARIEEGKRIRLVDSDEKPAMGFIYKAMDEAKEKIQVNFGSVKKSYIPIWNIVDARWELQLHRPLHAATYYLNPHYHYNPNFKVNANIKIGLYQCLERMVPNANERCKIDLQLESFKDAKGLFGIDAAKTARDKKTPAQWWDSYGDDSSGCERNWSAFEMVHTKRRNRLHQKKMNDLVFVMCNLKLNDNQVKKQAGDFGIEDDLSSDDDWITEGEKHPNFDLLGAIDSATRRQNGDEEEIPNDVEMESHGIEDDLDIQIDDIGVGTSSSTNVHNIGVGTSSDTNNPFDANDIDECLRNDKEDEGNEAGFSLHDTPADCLF, encoded by the exons ATGATTTTGGGTGTTTTAGTGAAAAATCTAGAGGcagctgaaaagaaaagaaagacccTTCAATATAGtggaaatgatgatgatgatgatgatgaaataaaagaaattagctTCAAGGACAAAGGAAAGAGAGTAGCTAGTGGGAGTGGAA CCTACTATGATATTAGAGAGAAGTATTTGAAGCAAGAAGTGGATCAAACAATGAAATTGCTTGAGGAGTACAagctagaatggaaaaaaacagGTTGTTCAATAATGTCTGATGGATGGACAGATAAAAAAAGACGTTGTATTTGTAACTTTTTGGTTAATAGTCCTAAAGGGACAGTTTTTTTGTCATCGGTGGATACTTCTAATATGTCCAAGACTGCTGATAAGGTATTTGAGATGTTAGATGCCATTTTGGAGAGGATTGGGGAGGAAAATGTTGTCCAAGTAGTCACCgataatgctgcaaattataAGGCAGCGGGACAATtattaatggaaaaaagaaagagtttgttttggacACCATGTGCTGCCCATTGTATTGACTTGATATTAGAAGATTTTGAGAAGAAGTTAGAGGTTCATCAAGTAACTATTGCTAAGGGGAGGAGAATCAcctcatatatttattcaagaacCATTCTTATTTCCATGCTAAGGCACTTTACGAAAGGAAGGGATTTGATTAGGCCTGCTGCCACTCGGTTTGCTACTGCATATTTGACTCTAGGATGTTTGAATGATCATAAAATGCAGCTGATGACTATGTTTACTTCCAACCAGTGGAGTTCATGTAGGTTTGCAAGAATAGAAGAAGGGAAACGAATTCGATTAGTTGATTCAGATGAGAAACCAGCTatgggttttatatataaagcaatggatgaagcaaaagagaagatacaagtgaattttggttctgtgaaaaaaag ttatataCCTATATGGAATATTGTTGATGCAAGATGGGAACTTCAACTCCATAGACCTTTACATGCAGCAACTTATTATTTGAATCCCcattatcattataatcccaattttaaggttaatgccaacattaaaattggattatatcaaTGCTTAGAAAGGATGGTGCCTAATGCAAATGAAAGGTGCAAAATTGACTTACAACTTGAATCATTCAAGGATGCAAAAGGGTTGTTTGGCATTGACGCTGCCAAGAcagcaagagataaaaaaactccAGCTCAATGGTGGGATTCTTATGGGGATGA TTCATCTGGATGTGAGCGTAATTGGAGTGCATTTgaaatg gttcatacaaaacgaagaaatcgtttgcaccagaaaaaaatgaatgacttgGTATTTGTAATGTGCAATCTGAAATTGAATGATAACCAAGTCAAAAAGCAAGCTGGTGATTTTGGTATAGAAGATGATCTTTCAtctgatgatgattggataacCGAGGGAGAAAAACATCCAAACTTTGATTTGCTTGGTGCTATTGACAGTGCAACACGAAGACAAAAtggtgatgaagaagaaattcctAATGATGTTGAAATGGAGAGTCATGGTATTGAAGATGATTTGGATattcaaattgatgatattggtgttggtactagtagtagcactaatgttcataatattggtgttggtactagtagtgATACTAATAATCCTTTTGatgctaatgatattgatgaatgcTTGAGGAATGATAAGGAAGATGAAGGGAATGAAGCtggttttagtttacatgacacaccagcagattgtttgttttaa